Proteins encoded in a region of the Streptomyces sp. NBC_00310 genome:
- a CDS encoding sensor histidine kinase codes for MRTPRRTPTAGAEAPPPQPSIRGRRAHAGPPADEHLGPDETGAPTTRPLTRAGLRHLRPRTVRAKIVCLLMVPVVSLLALWAYATVTTAQDVARFRQVQRVDASVRGPVADAVAALQAERVAAVRFATKPSTEHESTLRRLSQRSARAIDALRLGDRHTIADGTDLPTGVSERLAGFVTGAEQLRALRTSVLDRRSGWADTYERYTTTISTAFGVGGALTGIQDADLGSDARVLLEFSRAGEALAQEDALLAGARLAGTLDRERLRLFTGAVDTRRTLTEAAGVDLRGPERAAWRELAGGSAYADLRAVEDEVLASHPGAQALHAAPEAAWKSVHARVRDDMRGIEADAGHEVADRADPFTRALLSPAGAAVLLGLAAVAASLVISVRIGRGLVVELVSLRNDALEIARRKLPHAMRRLRAGEEIDVDAEAPPGPPAEDETGQVAEALGTVHRAALRAAVERAELAGGISGVFVNLARRSQILVHRQLNLLDSMERRSDDPDELSDLFRLDHLTTRMRRHAESLIILSGAAPGRAWRMPVSLTNVVRAAVSEIEDYARVEVRQLPEAKVGGAAVADLTHLLAELVENAAQFSPPHTRVRITGEPVGNGYAVEVEDRGLGMGKETLAEANRRIEQSEALDLFDSDRLGLFVVSRLSARHGIKVHLRTSPYGGTTAVVLLPTTLLHSGMPERSPRATAEARPQPAEREYARVAAAPHQEPVEQSADRRALMAPVDSARQTRADGTPEPPPGVTTLRPHRPPPEPERTDELPRRVRQAHLAPQLREQPTGQSAQAATPRADDERTPELVRDRMAAYRDGWARGGGRAPGRGVTHGPATGSDSSEGDPA; via the coding sequence ATGCGTACACCCCGCAGGACCCCGACAGCCGGCGCCGAGGCGCCGCCGCCCCAGCCATCGATACGCGGCCGCCGCGCCCACGCCGGACCTCCGGCCGACGAGCATCTCGGCCCCGACGAGACCGGAGCCCCCACGACCCGCCCGCTCACGCGCGCGGGACTCCGGCACCTACGGCCCCGCACCGTCCGGGCCAAGATCGTCTGCCTGTTGATGGTGCCCGTCGTCTCCCTGCTCGCCCTGTGGGCGTACGCCACCGTCACCACCGCCCAGGACGTCGCCCGCTTCCGGCAGGTGCAGCGCGTCGACGCCTCCGTACGCGGCCCCGTCGCCGACGCCGTCGCGGCGCTCCAGGCCGAGCGCGTGGCCGCCGTCCGGTTCGCCACCAAGCCCTCCACGGAGCACGAGAGCACGCTGCGGAGGCTGTCGCAGCGCAGCGCCCGGGCGATCGACGCACTGCGCCTGGGTGACCGGCACACCATCGCCGACGGCACCGACCTGCCCACAGGGGTGTCCGAACGCCTCGCCGGGTTCGTCACCGGAGCCGAACAACTGCGTGCGCTGCGGACATCGGTGCTCGACCGCCGCAGCGGCTGGGCCGACACGTACGAGCGGTACACCACGACCATCTCCACGGCCTTCGGCGTGGGCGGCGCGCTCACCGGCATCCAGGACGCGGATCTCGGCTCCGACGCGCGCGTGCTGCTCGAGTTCTCCCGCGCGGGTGAGGCCCTGGCCCAGGAGGACGCGCTTCTGGCCGGCGCCCGCCTCGCCGGGACACTCGACCGAGAGCGGTTGCGCCTGTTCACGGGCGCCGTCGACACCCGCCGCACCCTGACCGAAGCCGCCGGTGTCGATCTGCGCGGCCCCGAGCGCGCCGCCTGGCGGGAACTCGCCGGAGGAAGTGCCTACGCGGACCTGCGCGCCGTCGAGGACGAGGTGCTCGCGAGCCACCCCGGAGCGCAGGCGCTCCACGCCGCCCCCGAAGCGGCCTGGAAGTCCGTCCACGCGCGCGTGCGGGACGACATGCGCGGCATCGAGGCCGACGCCGGACACGAAGTCGCCGACCGGGCCGACCCGTTCACCCGCGCGCTGCTCTCCCCGGCGGGGGCCGCGGTGCTCCTCGGCCTCGCGGCCGTTGCCGCCTCCCTGGTCATCTCCGTACGCATCGGACGCGGCCTGGTCGTCGAGCTGGTGAGCCTGCGCAACGATGCTCTGGAGATCGCCCGCCGCAAACTGCCCCACGCCATGCGCAGACTGCGTGCCGGGGAGGAAATCGATGTCGATGCCGAGGCCCCGCCCGGCCCACCCGCGGAGGACGAGACCGGTCAGGTCGCCGAGGCCCTCGGCACCGTGCACCGAGCGGCCCTCCGCGCGGCGGTCGAGCGCGCCGAGCTGGCCGGCGGCATCTCCGGGGTCTTCGTCAACCTCGCCCGCCGCAGCCAGATCCTCGTGCACCGCCAACTGAACCTGCTCGACAGCATGGAACGCCGCTCCGACGATCCCGACGAACTCAGCGACCTCTTCCGCCTCGACCACCTCACCACCCGTATGCGACGCCACGCGGAGAGCCTGATCATCCTCTCCGGAGCCGCTCCGGGACGTGCCTGGCGTATGCCCGTCTCACTGACGAACGTGGTGCGCGCCGCCGTCTCCGAGATCGAGGACTACGCGCGCGTGGAGGTACGGCAACTTCCCGAGGCGAAGGTCGGCGGTGCCGCGGTCGCCGACCTCACCCACCTCCTGGCGGAACTCGTGGAGAACGCCGCCCAGTTCTCGCCGCCCCACACGCGCGTGCGGATCACCGGGGAACCGGTCGGCAACGGCTACGCCGTGGAGGTCGAGGACCGGGGGCTCGGCATGGGCAAGGAGACCCTGGCCGAGGCCAATCGCCGGATCGAACAGTCCGAGGCCCTCGACCTGTTCGACAGCGACCGGCTCGGTCTGTTCGTGGTGAGCCGTCTCTCCGCCCGCCACGGCATCAAGGTCCACCTGCGGACCTCGCCCTACGGCGGCACCACCGCGGTGGTCCTCCTCCCCACCACCCTGCTGCACAGCGGCATGCCGGAACGTTCCCCCCGAGCCACCGCCGAAGCACGGCCGCAGCCCGCGGAACGCGAGTACGCGCGCGTGGCCGCCGCCCCGCACCAGGAACCCGTCGAACAGTCCGCGGACCGGCGCGCCCTCATGGCCCCCGTCGACTCCGCGAGGCAGACCAGGGCGGACGGCACGCCCGAGCCGCCGCCGGGCGTCACCACCCTGCGGCCGCACCGCCCTCCGCCGGAACCGGAACGCACCGACGAACTGCCGCGCCGCGTACGCCAGGCGCACCTCGCACCCCAACTGCGCGAACAGCCCACCGGGCAGTCGGCGCAGGCGGCGACACCCCGGGCGGACGACGAGCGCACTCCGGAACTCGTACGGGACCGCATGGCGGCCTACCGCGACGGCTGGGCACGAGGCGGCGGCAGGGCACCCGGCCGAGGCGTCACCCACGGCCCCGCCACGGGCAGCGACAGCAGTGAAGGAGACCCTGCATGA
- a CDS encoding DUF742 domain-containing protein produces the protein MTEGSNTEASHEPPDSRWYDNEAGPLVRPYAMTGGRTRPGPNGAHFDLIALVSLDTGAPGVDDDTSLGPEHRSLLELCRTETQSVAELSAGADLPVGVVRVLLGDLLELGHVAVSRPVPPAQLPDERILREVIEGLRAL, from the coding sequence ATGACCGAAGGCAGCAACACCGAAGCCTCGCACGAGCCGCCGGACAGCCGGTGGTACGACAACGAGGCCGGGCCGCTCGTCCGTCCCTACGCCATGACGGGCGGCCGCACGAGGCCCGGCCCGAACGGTGCCCACTTCGACCTGATCGCGCTGGTCTCGCTCGACACCGGTGCACCCGGCGTCGACGACGACACCTCGCTCGGGCCGGAACACCGCTCTCTCCTCGAACTATGCCGTACCGAGACCCAGTCGGTCGCCGAACTCTCCGCGGGTGCCGACCTGCCCGTCGGCGTGGTGCGGGTGCTCCTCGGCGACCTCCTGGAGCTCGGTCATGTCGCCGTCAGCCGCCCCGTACCGCCCGCGCAGCTGCCGGACGAGCGGATCCTGCGCGAGGTGATCGAGGGACTGAGGGCCCTGTAG
- a CDS encoding roadblock/LC7 domain-containing protein, which translates to MIQDPSTRATERSGELDWLLDDLVLRVHEVRHAVVLSNDGLAVGASSDLRREDAEHLAAVASGFHSLAKGTGRHFGAGGVRQTMVEMDDGFLFVAAAGDGSCLAVLTSVTADIGLVAYEMARLVKRVGEHFRTPTRAGARPPTSG; encoded by the coding sequence ATGATCCAGGACCCGAGCACCCGGGCCACCGAGCGGTCCGGTGAACTCGACTGGCTGCTGGACGACTTGGTTCTGCGCGTACACGAGGTACGGCACGCTGTCGTGCTGTCCAACGACGGACTCGCGGTCGGAGCCTCCAGCGACCTCAGGCGCGAGGACGCCGAGCATCTCGCCGCCGTTGCCTCCGGCTTCCACAGCCTCGCCAAGGGCACGGGCCGCCACTTCGGCGCGGGCGGCGTACGCCAGACGATGGTGGAGATGGACGACGGCTTCCTCTTCGTGGCCGCCGCCGGAGACGGCTCCTGCCTCGCCGTTCTCACCTCCGTCACAGCCGATATCGGGCTGGTGGCGTACGAGATGGCACGGCTGGTGAAACGCGTCGGAGAGCACTTCCGCACACCGACCCGCGCCGGCGCGCGCCCGCCCACGAGCGGATGA